In one window of Arthrobacter pascens DNA:
- a CDS encoding metal-dependent hydrolase, which yields MGGHHAASGAAAWVAVASTGPYALGWYPLDATGILIGGMATAGTALVCDWDHRASTVAHSLPPLSNAIAVGIENASGGHRQGTHSVLGAAFFVLLAMMAGQFQLHTDWGLLSVGAGLLCMFMINIAAKALKLFPKSGFLSNWIFALTMAGLVTWFAPDQWTWLPVSMLTGVAVHIVGDMITTGGVPLLWPLVIKPPKFLRKLPVFNDVWKANGAFSLPLLGRAGSRREWLVLIPVSAYAMVGMAVAAWALAKALFPSALALGSTLVSSLLGRV from the coding sequence ATGGGAGGACACCACGCCGCGTCGGGAGCCGCGGCGTGGGTAGCCGTTGCGTCGACGGGGCCCTACGCCCTGGGCTGGTACCCATTGGACGCCACCGGCATCCTGATCGGCGGGATGGCCACGGCCGGAACGGCCCTGGTGTGCGACTGGGACCATCGTGCCAGCACGGTTGCGCATTCTTTGCCCCCGCTGTCCAACGCCATAGCGGTGGGCATCGAGAACGCGAGCGGAGGGCACCGGCAGGGAACCCACTCAGTGCTGGGGGCGGCCTTTTTTGTGCTGCTCGCCATGATGGCAGGACAGTTCCAGCTCCATACGGACTGGGGCCTGCTCTCCGTGGGTGCGGGCCTGCTGTGCATGTTCATGATCAACATTGCGGCCAAGGCGCTGAAGCTGTTTCCCAAGTCTGGTTTCCTCAGCAACTGGATCTTCGCCCTGACCATGGCCGGACTGGTCACCTGGTTCGCCCCGGATCAGTGGACCTGGCTTCCGGTCTCCATGCTGACCGGAGTGGCGGTTCACATCGTCGGGGACATGATCACTACCGGCGGAGTGCCCCTGCTGTGGCCACTGGTGATCAAGCCGCCGAAGTTCCTGCGGAAACTGCCAGTGTTCAATGACGTGTGGAAAGCCAACGGTGCGTTCTCCCTGCCGCTGCTGGGAAGGGCCGGCTCCCGGCGCGAGTGGCTGGTGCTGATTCCTGTCAGTGCCTACGCCATGGTGGGCATGGCTGTGGCTGCGTGGGCGCTGGCGAAGGCGCTTTTTCCGTCCGCCCTTGCGCTCGGCAGCACCTTGGTCAGCAGCCTGCTCGGCCGGGTCTGA
- a CDS encoding FAD-dependent oxidoreductase: MSAPAPSIPSPATRIVIAGAGPAAQALVRQLELARFRGSITVLSNRDDASEELLELAGLPCVSVRFGQPASFIDAESRSVATADGMEFSYDQLVIATGSAPVAAPVEGAGRCLSYSTIDDATRIGEAVREVTRKLGRRPLGILVGTGAAAGQAEAVLRARGVRPIRTTVRPATVVPSISGSGLAASGVVFEDGSSMNGDLVVLAEERVSRDGLAASASLRTAPNGGIEIGQDFRTSVPGIWAIGDAAAFDGVRLGLLVAAASAAGACATQLMTAAPARQPAQVAA, translated from the coding sequence ATGTCCGCTCCGGCACCCTCTATTCCCTCCCCTGCTACCCGCATCGTCATCGCCGGCGCCGGCCCGGCCGCGCAGGCACTTGTCAGGCAGCTGGAGCTGGCACGCTTCAGGGGAAGCATCACGGTCCTGAGCAACAGGGACGACGCCTCGGAGGAACTCCTGGAACTGGCCGGTTTGCCCTGCGTGTCGGTCCGGTTCGGCCAGCCGGCGAGCTTCATCGACGCCGAAAGCCGAAGCGTCGCCACGGCGGATGGCATGGAATTCAGCTACGACCAGCTCGTGATTGCCACCGGCTCAGCGCCGGTGGCGGCCCCCGTCGAGGGGGCAGGCCGGTGCCTGAGCTACTCCACCATCGACGACGCCACCCGGATCGGGGAAGCGGTCAGGGAAGTCACCAGGAAACTTGGGCGGCGTCCCCTCGGGATCCTGGTGGGCACGGGCGCGGCCGCCGGGCAGGCAGAAGCAGTGCTCCGTGCCCGCGGCGTCCGGCCGATCCGCACCACCGTCCGGCCCGCCACGGTAGTCCCGTCTATTTCCGGATCAGGCCTGGCAGCGTCCGGCGTCGTCTTTGAGGACGGTAGCAGCATGAACGGGGATCTGGTGGTGCTGGCGGAGGAACGGGTTTCACGTGACGGACTTGCGGCAAGCGCCAGCCTGCGGACAGCGCCCAACGGCGGCATCGAAATTGGGCAGGACTTCCGGACCTCAGTCCCGGGTATCTGGGCCATCGGGGATGCAGCAGCCTTCGACGGCGTCCGGCTGGGACTGCTGGTGGCAGCGGCCTCCGCTGCCGGTGCCTGCGCCACCCAGCTGATGACTGCAGCCCCGGCCCGGCAGCCGGCGCAGGTTGCCGCCTGA
- a CDS encoding uroporphyrinogen-III synthase, translating into MNALAPAEPPQLEEAPGQEASDSPLEGFRIGVTSHRRSRDLIEALERRGAEVLHAPALKIAPVQEDIRLIEDTRAIIAARPDLCIATTAYGMRRWCEAADSFGIGEELLETLGACRMFVRGPKARGAVRAAGLADVGISSDETTATLVDMLLAEGVRGKTVAVQLHGYTDVRQLERLRMSGATVLTVTPYRWVKPDGEDRLPRLIEAACSGNLDVLTFTSAPAVDAMWSTAHEMGVYKQLIESLKTTVTTAVVGPVTAQPLLDAGVTPLIPERFRMGALIRLVCEHLALNHVRRLDTRSGNIELRGRSLRIDGQPVELAPAPLLLLRALLGAGGAVLSRESLSDLLELRGSVHALDMTVSRLRSSLPDGRLVETVVKRGYRIRV; encoded by the coding sequence ATGAATGCACTTGCACCGGCTGAACCGCCGCAGCTCGAAGAGGCGCCGGGGCAGGAGGCATCAGACTCTCCGCTGGAAGGTTTCCGCATCGGAGTCACCTCGCACCGGCGCTCCCGGGACCTTATCGAGGCCCTGGAACGCCGCGGGGCGGAGGTCCTGCACGCCCCTGCGCTGAAGATCGCCCCCGTGCAGGAGGACATCCGCCTGATTGAGGACACCAGGGCAATCATCGCCGCCCGCCCGGACCTCTGCATCGCCACAACTGCCTACGGCATGCGCCGCTGGTGCGAGGCTGCCGATTCATTCGGCATCGGCGAGGAACTGCTGGAGACCCTTGGCGCCTGCCGGATGTTTGTCCGCGGGCCCAAAGCCCGTGGTGCCGTCCGCGCGGCGGGCCTTGCCGACGTCGGAATCAGCAGCGACGAAACCACCGCGACGCTGGTGGACATGCTGCTCGCCGAAGGCGTCCGCGGCAAGACCGTGGCCGTGCAGCTGCACGGCTACACGGACGTCCGCCAGCTGGAGCGCCTCAGGATGTCCGGTGCCACCGTCCTCACGGTTACCCCCTACCGTTGGGTGAAGCCCGACGGCGAGGACCGGCTGCCCCGGCTCATCGAGGCGGCATGCAGCGGCAACCTGGATGTGCTCACCTTCACGAGCGCTCCCGCCGTGGACGCCATGTGGAGTACCGCGCACGAAATGGGCGTCTACAAGCAGCTGATCGAGAGCCTCAAGACCACTGTCACCACCGCCGTGGTAGGTCCCGTCACCGCGCAGCCGCTGCTCGATGCCGGTGTGACGCCACTGATCCCGGAGCGGTTCCGGATGGGCGCGCTGATCCGGCTCGTCTGCGAGCACCTTGCCCTCAACCACGTCCGCCGCCTGGACACCAGGTCCGGCAACATCGAGCTGCGGGGCCGCAGCCTGAGGATCGACGGCCAGCCGGTGGAGCTGGCGCCCGCGCCGCTGTTGCTGCTGCGTGCCTTGCTCGGTGCTGGCGGGGCCGTACTTTCCCGCGAGTCCCTCTCCGACCTGCTGGAGCTCAGGGGTTCGGTCCATGCGCTGGACATGACTGTCAGCCGGCTCCGTTCCTCGCTGCCGGACGGCCGCCTGGTGGAGACGGTGGTTAAAAGGGGTTACCGGATCCGCGTCTAG
- the deoC gene encoding deoxyribose-phosphate aldolase: protein MSNEATPAMQPAVRTHPVPGNIASFIDHTLLKPEASESEILKVCAEAAEYHFKSVCVNPIWVKTVHTALKGTGVLACSVVGFPLGATPTDVKAFEARGAVLDGADEIDMVINIAAARAGDKGALVEDISAVAEAVHAGGAILKVIIETALLDEAGKVLACEAAVEAGADFVKTSTGFNGGGATVEDVALMRRTVGSGLGVKASGGVRSLADAQAMIAAGATRIGASSGIAIVKGEQGSSAY from the coding sequence ATGAGCAACGAAGCCACTCCCGCCATGCAGCCTGCCGTCCGGACCCACCCCGTGCCCGGGAACATCGCTTCCTTCATTGACCACACTCTGCTGAAGCCGGAAGCCAGCGAGTCGGAGATCCTCAAGGTCTGCGCAGAAGCTGCCGAGTACCACTTCAAGTCGGTGTGCGTGAACCCCATCTGGGTCAAGACGGTTCACACGGCGCTCAAGGGAACGGGCGTACTGGCGTGTTCCGTGGTCGGCTTCCCACTGGGTGCGACGCCCACCGACGTGAAGGCCTTCGAGGCCCGCGGCGCCGTGCTGGACGGCGCAGATGAGATCGACATGGTCATTAATATCGCTGCTGCCCGGGCCGGGGACAAAGGGGCCCTTGTGGAGGACATCTCGGCAGTGGCGGAAGCCGTCCACGCGGGCGGAGCCATCCTAAAGGTCATTATCGAAACGGCGCTCCTTGATGAGGCCGGGAAAGTCCTCGCCTGCGAGGCGGCGGTGGAAGCCGGCGCCGACTTCGTCAAAACCTCCACCGGATTCAACGGGGGCGGCGCGACTGTCGAGGACGTGGCGCTCATGCGCCGGACCGTAGGCTCCGGCCTCGGGGTCAAGGCCTCCGGCGGTGTCCGGTCCCTGGCGGACGCTCAAGCTATGATTGCTGCAGGTGCAACACGTATTGGTGCCAGCTCCGGGATTGCCATTGTCAAGGGTGAACAGGGTTCATCCGCCTACTGA